The following proteins are co-located in the Bacillus pumilus genome:
- a CDS encoding enoyl-CoA hydratase, whose translation MEKILSLHQEEQIALITIQHPPANALSSQLLTELNDMFDQLEQNEEVRAIVIHGEGRFFSAGADIKEFTTLQKESDYASLADRGQQVFERIEQCPKPVIASIHGAALGGGLELAMSCDIRIATKEAKLGLPELNLGIIPGFGGTQRLPRYVGSAKALEMMGTAEPITGKEALACGLVSKLAETEEEALDTAKTLAMKFAAKSPKTLEYVLELLNAAKVYSYDGGMKLEAKKFGEVFQSNDAKEGIQAFIEKRKPNFKGE comes from the coding sequence ATGGAAAAGATACTCAGCTTACATCAAGAAGAACAAATAGCGCTCATCACGATTCAACATCCACCTGCAAACGCCTTATCTTCTCAGCTTCTCACTGAGCTCAATGATATGTTTGACCAGCTCGAACAAAACGAAGAAGTGAGAGCCATTGTGATCCACGGAGAAGGCAGGTTCTTTTCAGCAGGTGCTGATATTAAAGAATTTACGACCTTACAGAAAGAGTCAGATTATGCGAGTCTTGCAGACAGAGGACAGCAAGTCTTTGAACGAATTGAGCAATGTCCAAAACCAGTCATTGCCTCTATTCACGGAGCAGCACTAGGCGGAGGTCTTGAGCTGGCGATGTCATGTGATATTCGAATTGCAACAAAAGAGGCGAAGCTTGGGCTGCCGGAACTAAACCTCGGCATCATTCCAGGATTCGGCGGCACGCAGCGCCTGCCTCGCTATGTTGGGTCTGCTAAAGCACTTGAAATGATGGGAACAGCTGAGCCGATTACAGGAAAAGAGGCACTTGCCTGCGGGCTTGTTTCAAAGCTTGCAGAAACAGAGGAAGAAGCGCTGGATACAGCCAAAACACTTGCGATGAAATTTGCAGCGAAAAGCCCTAAAACGCTCGAGTATGTGCTTGAGTTATTGAATGCGGCAAAAGTGTACTCATATGATGGCGGAATGAAGCTGGAAGCCAAAAAGTTTGGTGAGGTATTCCAATCAAATGACGCCAAAGAAGGCATCCAAGCCTTTATCGAAAAGCGCAAACCGAACTTTAAAGGGGAATAA
- a CDS encoding TetR/AcrR family transcriptional regulator → MKQKRPKYMQIIDAAVVVIAENGYHQSQVSKIAKQAGVADGTIYLYFKNKEDILISLFKEKMGQFIERMETDIQKKPSAKEKLLLLIQEHFRLLSQDHHLALVTQLELRQSNLELRQKINEVLKGYLNMLETILTEGKKTGEFRQDLDVRLARQMVFGTIDETATTWVMNDQKYDLTALAENVHDLLLNGIHQS, encoded by the coding sequence TTGAAGCAGAAAAGACCGAAGTACATGCAAATTATTGATGCAGCAGTTGTGGTGATTGCAGAGAACGGCTATCATCAATCACAAGTTTCAAAGATTGCCAAACAAGCAGGGGTAGCAGACGGAACGATTTATCTCTATTTCAAAAACAAAGAGGATATTCTGATCTCATTATTCAAAGAAAAAATGGGACAATTCATCGAACGGATGGAAACAGATATTCAAAAGAAACCGTCTGCCAAAGAAAAACTTCTTCTGCTGATTCAGGAGCACTTTCGCCTGCTTTCGCAAGATCATCATTTGGCTCTTGTGACACAGCTTGAACTCAGGCAGTCAAACCTTGAGCTGCGGCAAAAAATCAATGAGGTGCTGAAAGGGTATTTAAATATGCTCGAGACGATTTTAACAGAGGGAAAGAAAACAGGAGAATTCAGACAAGATTTGGATGTTCGCTTAGCGAGACAAATGGTATTTGGGACGATTGATGAAACCGCTACAACATGGGTCATGAATGATCAAAAGTATGATCTGACTGCACTTGCAGAAAACGTACATGATCTTCTTTTAAACGGAATACATCAATCTTAA
- a CDS encoding AMP-binding protein, whose amino-acid sequence MQSDKRWLLHYPNQIPHELTIPNETLQSYLFSSAEAAPEHTAIHFLGKNITYEQLQEEALKLANHLMKIGVKKGDRVAIMLPNCPQSVISYYAVLIAGGIVVQTNPLYTEKELEYQMEDSGSKVLITLDLLYPKAYKMKALTSMEHLIITKLQDYLPFPKNILFPIVQRRKNKMVIQVEKSDTIHHFSQVMKESSGEQIPQQAFQPKEDVAVLQYTGGTTGLPKGVMLTHENILANTEMCASWMYKTNGGKERILGIIPFFHVYGMTTVLNLAVKEGHQMILLPRFDVADTLKTIEKQRPTLFPGAPTMYIALLHHPNIEKYDLSSITACLSGSAALPVEVKQSFEKLTGGRLVEGYGLSETSPVTHANFLWGANKTGSIGCPWPNTDAGIYCDETGGLKEPYEHGEIIVKGPQIMKGYWNQPEETAAVLKDGWFFTGDIGYMDEDGFFYIVDRKKDVIIASGYNIYPREVEEALYEHELVQEVVVAGIPDPYRGETVKAFVVPKKDAYLTEDELDRFVRTRIASFKVPRVYEFKESLPKTAVGKILRRVLIEEEKRKQSSSFEAPVDQFKK is encoded by the coding sequence ATGCAGTCAGATAAACGTTGGCTTCTGCATTACCCGAATCAAATTCCCCACGAACTCACCATCCCAAATGAAACGTTACAATCTTACTTATTCAGCTCCGCAGAGGCAGCACCTGAGCATACAGCCATTCATTTTTTAGGAAAAAACATCACCTATGAACAGTTACAAGAAGAGGCACTTAAACTAGCCAATCACCTGATGAAAATTGGCGTAAAAAAAGGCGACCGTGTGGCTATTATGCTGCCAAACTGCCCTCAATCGGTTATTTCTTATTATGCTGTTTTGATAGCAGGCGGCATTGTTGTTCAAACGAACCCGCTTTATACAGAGAAAGAACTTGAGTATCAAATGGAGGACAGCGGCTCTAAAGTGCTGATCACACTCGATCTTTTGTATCCAAAGGCCTATAAAATGAAAGCGCTGACAAGTATGGAGCACTTAATCATCACCAAACTACAAGATTATTTGCCATTTCCGAAAAACATTCTTTTCCCCATTGTCCAAAGAAGAAAAAACAAAATGGTCATCCAAGTCGAGAAAAGTGATACCATTCATCACTTCTCGCAGGTGATGAAAGAATCGTCAGGAGAACAGATTCCACAGCAGGCCTTTCAACCGAAAGAGGATGTCGCTGTTTTGCAGTATACAGGGGGAACGACCGGTTTACCGAAAGGGGTCATGCTCACGCATGAAAATATTTTAGCCAATACAGAAATGTGTGCATCCTGGATGTATAAAACGAACGGGGGAAAAGAACGGATTCTTGGCATTATTCCGTTTTTTCATGTGTACGGAATGACCACTGTGTTGAACCTTGCAGTCAAAGAAGGTCATCAAATGATTCTTCTTCCTCGTTTTGACGTGGCTGACACTCTCAAAACCATTGAAAAACAGAGGCCAACGTTGTTTCCAGGAGCACCAACGATGTATATCGCCCTGCTGCATCACCCGAATATTGAAAAGTATGACCTGTCGTCCATTACGGCTTGTTTAAGCGGCTCTGCGGCTCTTCCTGTTGAAGTCAAACAAAGCTTTGAAAAATTAACAGGAGGACGTTTAGTGGAGGGATATGGTCTTTCAGAAACCTCACCAGTTACCCATGCCAACTTCTTATGGGGAGCGAACAAAACTGGCAGTATTGGCTGTCCTTGGCCCAATACAGATGCCGGCATTTATTGCGATGAAACTGGGGGACTCAAAGAGCCATATGAGCATGGTGAAATTATTGTCAAAGGGCCGCAAATTATGAAAGGGTACTGGAATCAGCCAGAAGAGACAGCGGCTGTGTTAAAGGACGGGTGGTTTTTCACCGGAGATATTGGATATATGGATGAAGACGGTTTCTTCTATATAGTAGACCGGAAAAAAGATGTCATCATTGCGAGCGGCTATAATATTTATCCAAGAGAGGTCGAGGAAGCCCTTTATGAGCATGAGCTTGTACAAGAAGTCGTCGTTGCAGGTATTCCAGATCCGTACAGGGGAGAAACAGTGAAAGCATTTGTTGTCCCAAAAAAGGATGCCTATTTAACTGAGGATGAGCTCGATCGTTTTGTTCGAACGAGAATTGCTTCATTTAAAGTGCCGCGTGTCTATGAATTTAAAGAGTCACTGCCTAAAACGGCCGTAGGGAAAATCTTGCGCAGAGTGTTGATTGAAGAAGAAAAAAGAAAGCAATCATCTTCTTTTGAAGCGCCAGTTGACCAATTTAAAAAATAA
- a CDS encoding Imm63 family immunity protein, translated as MKQILQKDELMKRIDTCLQKTSLPRDIYEPYIARPFQTTGFFDDLSPYIQIDRNGYILIQYERGVQVLHKRTTEADEVIYWVLEDTIFLTVYIDMLKQYQVDNIHTHLPHDPSIHKQIVERVNEAFRAVGGLYEKWHHEGKRASIEAQAKK; from the coding sequence ATGAAGCAAATTCTACAAAAAGACGAACTGATGAAGCGAATTGATACTTGTCTCCAAAAAACATCACTTCCCCGAGACATATATGAACCGTATATCGCACGTCCATTTCAAACGACTGGTTTTTTTGATGATTTGAGTCCATATATTCAGATTGATCGAAATGGCTATATCCTCATTCAATATGAACGAGGAGTGCAAGTGCTTCATAAAAGAACAACAGAGGCGGATGAAGTCATTTATTGGGTTTTAGAAGACACCATCTTTCTCACTGTTTACATAGACATGCTGAAGCAGTATCAAGTCGACAACATCCATACACATTTACCTCATGACCCTAGTATCCATAAACAGATCGTGGAAAGAGTCAATGAGGCGTTCCGTGCGGTTGGGGGATTATATGAGAAGTGGCATCACGAAGGAAAAAGAGCATCTATAGAAGCACAGGCGAAAAAATGA
- a CDS encoding DUF350 domain-containing protein, with the protein MKAFWENELVEIAAYYSVAVLCLVLFLTIFELVTSYKNWEEIQRGNLAVAMATGGKIFGIANVFQHSIAQHNSLLQMVGWGVYGFVMLLVSYFIFEFLTPRFKVDKEIENDNRAVGFISLIISVGLSYVVAAGI; encoded by the coding sequence ATGAAAGCCTTTTGGGAAAATGAACTTGTGGAAATCGCCGCCTATTACAGCGTGGCGGTCCTATGTCTTGTCTTATTTCTAACCATTTTTGAACTCGTGACCTCCTATAAAAACTGGGAAGAGATCCAGCGGGGGAACTTAGCGGTTGCCATGGCAACCGGCGGGAAGATCTTTGGGATTGCGAATGTGTTTCAGCATTCCATCGCACAGCACAACTCCCTTCTTCAAATGGTTGGATGGGGCGTATACGGCTTTGTGATGCTGCTTGTCAGCTATTTCATTTTTGAATTTTTAACTCCAAGATTTAAAGTAGATAAAGAGATTGAGAATGATAATAGAGCAGTTGGGTTTATTTCACTCATTATTTCAGTTGGGCTGTCTTACGTAGTAGCAGCCGGCATTTAA